A window from Amblyomma americanum isolate KBUSLIRL-KWMA chromosome 7, ASM5285725v1, whole genome shotgun sequence encodes these proteins:
- the LOC144099311 gene encoding uncharacterized protein LOC144099311 isoform X3: MRKAKVQAREERKQFIRKHVAILKATMPAEQAKQHLVEKPLNRRLTGLGGCQQLSENSRGDGELGGRQQEQSQASSQQPLGSQGLSESHHYRGETTTTQQQQQQEQFQASSPPFVSQGVSESHQYRGETTTTQQQQEQFQASSPPFVSQGVSESHQYRGETTTTQQQQQQQQEQFQASSPPFVSQGVSESHQYRGETTTTQQQQQQQEQFQASSPPFVSQGVSESHQYRGETTTTQQQQQQQEQFQASSPPFVSQGVSETHQYRGETTTTQQQQQFQASSQPLGSQGLSQSCHHREGTATQQQQQQGQPSRASGQQPPRVSGQQTPRDPYLKSPRQVQWLIQPPFHLTLEESQHPEHKCCQQRDGSEFANAQLKPMLPMDVIFQYMDKPNQPLLPLEIAPLMPYSDPLITDAVWQYRKGHIERKQQASKVQEMPQPVAMRDWSQAYPQHTQAFATTQKAWAAHSSNAESVTNKPVTSERRDSQSIREPRLIRLEGDPRESQQTRDPRQPFPLRDAPILSDLRTRWATQSSRPQPPRSQLSQAQSLQTQPSQAQPSQAQSLQTQSSQAQSLQTQSLQTQSSRPQPPGSQPLQAQPPEQQTLLAAIQMPYNTETSCPLCLVQIDTPESDRAQQGDAGLTPPQLETEDLLMALKGEESPNMMAYMQYYQRKYPNKRFWNPDLTAGQRDLTIVHLTVREHQRDRFLLITDVLRRAFHLLTPPNLTENQRAMLRIHLESLARRIYLLFLFPMLVPLCSAIAKYHLRTAQTKSREFAQKVKRVYAELGKSVLSVPLIDTKYLFTEPVRQEAASDPEAIPGEVPTVLTFDSQQQAVAIEDVVPNMDMKVPVCHHYRSTVVPAAGKERETSPARTGPAQNPPPGMPMHYPIQQSTQSSSRRRRRRRRRQLSRSLFPKQPMLLRTIEAPVAPLPHVQEDEVQTGLVEPLTRAETHAKVAETLESPIGVFQAAEAHAEAVETLESTPGVFPTAETHIKVAQPTERSTEVLQTAETYAEAVETLESTPGVLPTAETHVKAAETPGSPAEMFQSATTQVEPLKRHECPADVFQSATAHVERLKRQECPAEVFQTGTAQTEPLENQESPVKMFQTTTTHTGALENHERPTEPSESHERSTEPLESQERPTEPPESQESPTELLESQERPTEPLESQERPTEPLESQERPTEPLESQERPTEPLESQESPTEPTESQESPTEPLESQERPTESLPKAKTQTEPRKSTELQAESLQAVETQVEPLKRTELLAESQTELLLTRAPLSEFLQTVETQTEATETTAKMRAGSVEPLTNLSHTMITASASNDASAFVPGAESPQVKTAETLVQTPPAVSPEASTTTRRRRRRDGNTTVEQHLKMAKTVATQDVSSSDNASLRVNDKQAAPPATQQQQSTQSCGTEVSLRSQARPMVFRSKLWRPPCVSLESTTSPSAERVLTEAQQVVETTQEKAPRSRMTRESSPSMKSACNLVALPPAAKLAKLAAPDNKGQREQRRQQSHLSPQLLHQSQLLRAPRFDPQSAARSFEQSVQVHSQSEPVHRRSSAIVAHHPEPAHQHQPFQEQCPPPASQRPDPALAMVSPAVAKSPMVHAWPQTLACSTATAADPHASMAASYIAPQPSSSVLLQPSTAWSHVLPPLQTAGLPFLQQQSPLQAPLQAATTGMPPLLQQSLPVPLQAGIPLAAPVTQHQPLPVCMQATMPPLSKQPPLRVEVPTNASAQAAMSSLSKQPPLRMEVSARVPARTAMPSLSKQPPLRVEVPTNASAQAAMSSLSKQPPLRMEVSARLPARTAMPSLSKQPPLRVEVPTNASAQAAMSSLSKQPPLRMEVSARLPAPTAMPSLSKQPPLRVEVPTNASAQAAMSSLSKQPPLRMEVSARLPARTAMPSLSKQPPLRVEVPTNASAQAAMSSLSKQPPLRMEVSARLPARTAMPSLSKQPPLRVEVPTNASAQAAMSSLSKQPPLRMEVSARLPARTAMPSLSKQPPLRVEVPTNASAQAAMSSLSKQPPLRMEVSARLPARTAMPSLSKQPPLRVEVPTNASAQAAMSSLSKQPPLRMEVSARLPARTAMPSLSKQSVLRVEVPTRLKTQTKVPPLLKQPLPAHTQVAVPPALQDQQLAGMPSALQEQQRLPAEMQPPPLSKRPLPAHTQVDVPPALQDQQLAGMPSALQEQQRLPAEMLPPPLSKRPLPAHTQVDVPPALQDQQLAGMPSALQEQQRLPAEMLPPPLSKRPLPAHTQVDVPPALQDQQLAGMPSALQEQQRLPAEMLPPPLSKRPLPAHMQVEVPPTLQEQQRLPAEMTSPLESCLQVEVSPTLQEQQLRPSVPTDLSDIRKCHGAMVDSLAQRRAKPVSVSAEQELPSRISHSIHNLQTSIVARQHLLHVKQHLAAATPTTALPDQATSRQKPQTHSYLPGRPSIRQHQRLHIQPSQASQFAQLPSQSGKTVQFVQPPIQSIQASSFVQPPIQSSQASQLAQPPIQSSQASQLAQPPIQSSQASQLAQPPIQSSQASSCVQPPIQSSQASQSKLPPHIQTSQAAQSKLPLPIHPRYQTCAYQSHSIPTTTSAVAWNLPFLEFANRYAQLPTDVDIVRQVRLMVQQEMPELQAVPMSEEITQKIRQQQLLARQRKQRELQRQQQQAIWRQMQEANRQRALRQNSAKPHPVNMQASVARPVEDSTETIIGVPHMNCQSPEPPARVVKIKKEPTSSVEEQSQSTGAPDSTETIIGVPHMNCQSPEPPARVVKIKKEPTSSVEEQSQSTGAPDSTETIIGVPHMNCQSPEPPARVVKIKKEPTSSVEEQSQSTGAPDSTETIIEVPHMNCQSPEPPARVVKIKEPTSSVEEQSQSTGAPDSTETIIGVPHMNCQSPEPPVRVVKTKKEPTSSVEEQSQSTGAPDSTETIIGVPHMNCQSPEPPARVVKIKKEPTSSVEEQSQSTGAPAALSYSPVADACSMSDDGNSLQETEMPTVSTRSFETSYAASLLLSSELERTGTSADTESSTQASMVNKQRASGKIVKQRRKLKTRRSHGIL; this comes from the exons ATGCGAAAAGCCAAAGTACAAGCGAGGGAGGAACGAAAGCAATTCATAAGAAAGCACGTTGCCATATTAAAGGCGACAATGCCGGCGGAGCAAGCCAAGCAGCATTTGGTGGAGAAGCCCCTGAATCGTCGCCTTACGGGTCTAGGCGGCTGCCAACAACTGTCGGAGAACTCTCGGGGCGACGGCGAGTTGGGCGGTCGGCAGCAAGAGCAATCCCAAGCTTCGAGCCAGCAGCCGCTTGGAAGCCAGGGTCTCTCAGAGTCTCACCACTACCGAGGGGAAACTACGacgacgcagcagcagcagcagcaagaacagTTCCAAGCTTCGAGCCCGCCGTTTGTGAGCCAGGGTGTCTCAGAGTCTCACCAATACCGAGGGGAAACTACGaccacgcagcagcagcaagaacagTTCCAAGCTTCGAGCCCGCCGTTTGTGAGCCAGGGTGTCTCAGAGTCTCACCAATACCGGGGCGAAACTACGacgacgcagcagcagcagcagcagcagcaagagcaattCCAAGCTTCGAGCCCGCCGTTTGTGAGCCAGGGTGTCTCAGAGTCTCACCAATACCGGGGCGAAACTACGacgacgcagcagcagcagcagcagcaagagcagttCCAAGCTTCGAGCCCGCCGTTTGTGAGCCAGGGTGTCTCAGAGTCTCACCAATACCGGGGCGAAACTACGacgacgcagcagcagcagcagcagcaagagcagttCCAAGCTTCGAGCCCGCCGTTTGTGAGCCAGGGTGTCTCAGAGACTCACCAATACCGGGGCGAAACTACGacgacgcagcagcagcagcagttccaAGCTTCGAGCCAGCCGCTTGGGAGCCAGGGCCTCTCGCAGTCTTGCCACCATCGGGAGGGAACCGcgacacagcagcaacagcagcaggggcagccgagcagagcctcCGGGCAACAGCCGCCGCGAGTCAGCGGCCAGCAAACACCTCGAGATCCATACCTGAAATCGCCCAGACAAGTACAGTGGCTCATTCAACCACCCTTTCACTTGACGTTAGAAGAGAGCCAACATCCCGAACACAAGTGCTGTCAACAGAGAGACGGAAGCGAGTTTGCAAACGCGCAACTAAAGCCCATGTTGCCGATGGATGTAATTTTTCAGTACATGGACAAGCCAAATCAGCCGCTTCTGCCGCTGGAAATTGCTCCGCTGATGCCGTATTCGGACCCTCTCATAACGGACGCCGTGTGGCAGTATCGCAAAGGGCACATCGAACGCAAGCAACAAGCTTCCAAGGTTCAAGAAATGCCGCAGCCCGTGGCGATGCGCGACTGGTCGCAAGCGTATCCGCAACATACGCAAGCTTTTGCAACGACCCAGAAAGCCTGGGCGGCCCACTCGAGCAACGCGGAGTCGGTGACAAACAAGCCGGTCACGTCAGAGCGTCGAGACTCGCAGTCAATTCGGGAACCTCGGCTAATCCGCCTAGAAGGCGATCCCAGAGAATCGCAGCAAACCAGAGACCCACGGCAGCCATTTCCACTGCGAGACGCTCCTATACTTTCGGACCTTCGAACGCGGTGGGCCACCCAGTCGTCCCGGCCACAGCCGCCACGATCCCAGCTGTCCCAGGCCCAGTCGCTTCAGACCCAGCCGTCCCAGGCCCAGCCGTCCCAGGCCCAGTCGCTTCAGACCCAGTCGTCCCAGGCCCAGTCGCTTCAGACCCAGTCGCTTCAGACCCAGTCGTCCCGGCCCCAGCCGCCAGGATCCCAGCCGCTCCAAGCCCAACCTCCCGAGCAGCAAACACTGTTGGCTGCGATTCAAATGCCGTACAACACGGAAACCTCTTGTCCACTGTGCCTGGTGCAAATAGACACGCCAGAAAGCGACCGTGCGCAACAGGGCGACGCTGGTCTCACGCCGCCGCAACTCGAAACGGAAGACTTGTTGATGGCATTAAAAGGCGAAGAGAGTCCAAATATGATGGCCTACATGCAGTACTATCAGAGAAAGTATCCAAACAAGCGATTCTGGAATCCAGACTTGACCGCGGGGCAGCGCGACCTAACGATAGTACATCTGACGGTCAGGGAACACCAGAGAGACCGATTTTTACTCATAACGGACGTACTGCGGAGAGCGTTTCACCTGTTAACACCACCAAATCTCACGGAAAACCAGAGAGCCATGCTCAGAATACACCTCGAGTCTTTGGCGAGGCGCATTTACCTCCTTTTTCTGTTTCCAATGTTAGTGCCCCTTTGTTCGGCGATTGCAAAGTACCATCTGCGCACGGCGCAGACGAAGAGCAGAGAGTTTGCACAGAAAGTAAAGAGGGTGTACGCGGAGTTGGGCAAGTCGGTACTCTCGGTGCCTCTGATAGACACAAAGTATCTCTTTACGGAGCCAGTCAGACAAGAGGCGGCCAGCGACCCGGAGGCGATTCCCGGCGAGGTTCCCACGGTGTTAACGTTCGATTCGCAACAGCAAGCCGTCGCGATCGAAGACGTGGTGCCCAATATGGACATGAAAGTTCCCGTGTGTCATCATTACCGCAGCACTGTTGTGCCCGCTGcgggaaaagaaagagaaacgtCCCCCGCGCGGACAGGGCCCGCACAGAATCCGCCACCTGGCATGCCAATGCATTATCCCATCCAACAATCGACGCAATCGTCgtcacgacgacgacgacgacgacggcgaCGACAACTCAGTCGCTCGTTGTTCCCGAAACAACCAATGCTTCTGCGAACCATAGAGGCACCAGTGGCGCCGTTACCGCACGTTCAGGAAGACGAGGTGCAAACAGGGCTGGTGGAGCCGCTCACGAGAGCCGAGACGCATGCGAAGGTAGCGGAGACATTGGAGAGCCCGATAGGGGTGTTTCAGGCAGCCGAGGCGCATGCGGAGGCAGTGGAGACTTTGGAGAGCACGCCAGGGGTGTTTCCCACAGCCGAGACACACATAAAGGTGGCGCAGCCTACAGAGAGATCGACAGAGGTGCTTCAGACAGCCGAGACGTATGCGGAGGCAGTGGAGACTTTGGAGAGCACGCCAGGGGTGTTGCCCACAGCCGAGACACACGTAAAG GCGGCGGAGACTCCAGGGAGTCCGGCAGAGATGTTTCAGTCGGCCACGACGCAAGTAGAGCCGCTGAAACGTCACGAGTGCCCGGCAGACGTGTTTCAATCGGCCACGGCGCACGTCGAGCGCCTGAAACGTCAAGAGTGCCCGGCAGAGGTGTTTCAGACAGGCACGGCACAAACGGAACCATTGGAAAATCAAGAGAGTCCCGTCAAGATGTTTCAGACAACCACGACACACACAGGTGCTTTGGAGAATCACGAGAGGCCCACGGAGCCATCGGAGAGTCACGAGAGGTCCACAGAGCCACTGGAGAGTCAAGAGAGGCCCACGGAGCCACCGGAGAGTCAAGAGAGCCCCACGGAGCTACTGGAGAGTCAAGAGAGGCCCACGGAGCCACTGGAGAGTCAAGAGAGGCCCACGGAGCCACTGGAGAGTCAAGAGAGGCCCACGGAGCCACTGGAAAGTCAAGAGAGGCCCACAGAGCCATTGGAGAGTCAAGAGAGCCCTACAGAGCCAACCGAGAGTCAAGAGAGCCCCACGGAGCCACTGGAGAGTCAAGAGCGCCCCACGGAATCTCTACCCAAAGCCAAGACGCAAACGGAGCCACGCAAGAGTACAGAGCTTCAAGCAGAGTCGCTTCAGGCAGTCGAGACGCAAGTAGAGCCACTCAAGAGAACAGAGCTTCTGGCAGAGTCGCAAACAGAGCTCTTACTGACTCGAGCGCCCTTGTCAGAGTTCCTTCAGACAGTCGAGACGCAAACAGAGGCAACGGAGACGACAGCCAAGATGCGAGCGGGGTCAGTGGAACCGCTGACAAATCTTTCCCACACAATGATTACGGCATCGGCAAGCAACGATGCGTCAGCATTTGTGCCAGGAGCGGAATCGCCGCAAGTGAAGACTGCGGAGACACTTGTGCAAACGCCACCTGCAGTTTCACCAGAGGCGTCAACAACGACACGGCGACGGCGACGCCGGGATGGCAATACGACGGTGGAGCAACATTTGAAAATGGCGAAGACGGTGGCGACACAAGACGTATCGAGCAGCGACAACGCTTCCCTCCGGGTCAACGACAAACAGGCAGCTCCTCCGgcgacgcagcagcagcagtcaacGCAGTCGTGTGGAACAGAGGTGTCGCTTCGCTCGCAAGCCAGGCCCATGGTATTCCGCTCCAAGCTGTGGCGGCCGCCTTGTGTGAGCCTAGAATCTACTACGTCGCCGTCGGCAGAGCGTGTGCTAACCGAAGCACAACAAGTGGTCGAGACGACGCAAGAAAAGGCGCCTCGATCGAGGATGACTCGAGAGAGCTCCCCGTCGATGAAATCGGCATGCAATCTGGTTGCTCTGCCGCCTGCGGCCAAATTGGCGAAACTGGCCGCGCCGGACAACAAAGGACAGCGAGAACAGCGGCGGCAACAGTCGCATCTTTCTCCGCAGCTTTTACACCAGTCGCAGCTATTACGGGCTCCCAGGTTTGACCCACAGTCGGCGGCGAGGTCTTTCGAACAGTCCGTCCAAGTACATAGCCAATCGGAACCCGTTCACCGGCGTTCGTCGGCGATCGTTGCGCATCATCCGGAGCCTGCTCATCAACATCAGCCGTTTCAAGAGCAATGTCCCCCTCCAGCCTCCCAGCGACCCGATCCGGCCCTCGCGATGGTTTCCCCGGCAGTTGCGAAATCTCCGATGGTTCACGCGTGGCCACAAACGCTCGCTTGCTCTACAGCGACGGCGGCAGACCCGCACGCGAGCATGGCTGCATCGTACATCGCGCCACAGCCCAGTTCGAGCGTATTATTACAGCCGTCCACCGCTTGGAGCCACGTGTTGCCGCCGCTACAGACAGCGGGGCTACCCTTTTTGCAGCAACAGTCGCCTTTACAAGCTCCCTTGCAAGCCGCCACCACCGGAATGCCGCCGCTCTTGCAACAATCGTTACCGGTCCCCTTGCAAGCGGGGATACCGCTAGCGGCTCCAGTGACGCAACACCAACCGTTACCAGTTTGCATGCAAGCCACGATGCCGCCGCTCTCAAAACAACCGCCCTTGCGAGTGGAGGTGCCGACAAACGCGTCGGCTCAAGCGGCAATGTCGTCGCTTTCGAAACAGCCGCCCCTGCGAATGGAAGTATCGGCGCGTGTACCTGCTCGAACAGCAATGCCGTCGCTCTCGAAACAACCGCCCTTGCGAGTGGAGGTGCCGACAAACGCGTCGGCTCAAGCGGCAATGTCGTCGCTTTCGAAACAGCCGCCCCTGCGAATGGAAGTATCGGCGCGTTTACCTGCTCGAACAGCAATGCCGTCGCTCTCCAAACAACCGCCCTTGCGAGTGGAGGTGCCGACAAACGCGTCGGCTCAAGCGGCAATGTCGTCGCTTTCGAAACAGCCGCCCCTGCGAATGGAAGTATCGGCGCGTTTACCTGCTCCAACAGCAATGCCGTCGCTCTCGAAACAACCGCCCTTGCGAGTGGAGGTGCCGACAAACGCGTCGGCTCAAGCGGCAATGTCGTCGCTTTCGAAACAGCCGCCCCTGCGAATGGAAGTATCGGCGCGTTTACCTGCTCGAACAGCAATGCCGTCGCTCTCGAAACAACCGCCCTTGCGAGTGGAGGTGCCGACAAACGCGTCGGCTCAAGCGGCAATGTCGTCGCTTTCGAAACAGCCGCCCCTGCGAATGGAAGTATCGGCGCGTTTACCTGCTCGAACAGCAATGCCGTCGCTCTCGAAACAACCGCCCTTGCGAGTGGAGGTGCCGACAAACGCGTCGGCTCAAGCGGCAATGTCGTCGCTTTCGAAACAGCCGCCCCTGCGAATGGAAGTATCGGCGCGTTTACCTGCTCGAACAGCAATGCCGTCGCTCTCCAAACAACCGCCCTTGCGAGTGGAGGTGCCGACAAACGCGTCGGCTCAAGCGGCAATGTCGTCGCTTTCGAAACAGCCGCCCCTGCGAATGGAAGTATCGGCGCGTTTACCTGCTCGAACAGCAATGCCGTCGCTCTCGAAACAACCGCCCTTGCGAGTGGAGGTGCCGACAAACGCGTCGGCTCAAGCGGCAATGTCGTCGCTTTCGAAACAGCCGCCCCTGCGAATGGAAGTATCGGCGCGTTTACCTGCTCGAACAGCAATGCCGTCGCTCTCGAAACAGTCGGTCTTACGAGTGGAGGTGCCGACGCGTTTAAAGACCCAGACCAAAGTACCGCCGCTATTGAAACAGCCTTTGCCAGCTCACACGCAAGTGGCGGTGCCGCCTGCCTTGCAAGATCAACAATTAGCCGGGATGCCGTCGGCCTTACAAGAACAACAGCGTTTACCAGCCGAGATGCAGCCGCCGCCGCTCTCGAAGCGGCCTTTGCCAGCTCACACGCAAGTGGATGTGCCGCCTGCCTTGCAAGATCAACAATTAGCCGGGATGCCGTCGGCCTTACAAGAACAACAGCGTTTACCAGCCGagatgctgccgccgccgctctcgAAGCGGCCTTTGCCAGCTCACACGCAAGTGGATGTGCCGCCTGCCTTGCAAGATCAACAATTAGCCGGGATGCCGTCGGCCTTACAAGAACAACAGCGTTTACCAGCCGagatgctgccgccgccgctctcgAAGCGGCCTTTGCCAGCTCACACGCAAGTGGATGTGCCGCCTGCCTTGCAAGATCAACAATTAGCCGGGATGCCGTCGGCCTTACAAGAACAACAGCGTTTACCAGCCGagatgctgccgccgccgctctcgAAGCGGCCTTTACCAGCCCATATGCAAGTGGAGGTGCCGCCGACGTTGCAGGAGCAACAGCGTTTACCCGCCGAGATGACGTCGCCCTTGGAATCGTGTCTGCAAGTAGAGGTGTCACCGACCTTGCAAGAGCAACAACTACGACCGTCTGTACCGACAGATCTGAGCGACATTCGAAAATGCCACGGCGCAATGGTCGATTCGCTCGCACAACGGCGGGCAAAGCCAGTTTCTGTCAGCGCGGAACAAGAGCTCCCTTCGAGAATCTCTCACAGTATACACAACTTGCAGACGTCAATTGTCGCCAGGCAACATCTGCTACACGTAAAGCAGCATTTGGCAGCAGCAACTCCCACGACGGCTTTGCCAGATCAGGCGACATCTCGGCAAAAACCACAGACTCACTCTTATCTTCCCGGTCGGCCCTCGATCAGGCAGCACCAGCGGCTTCACATTCAGCCCAGTCAAGCATCCCAGTTTGCGCAGCTTCCAAGTCAGTCGGGCAAGACAGTCCAGTTTGTGCAGCCTCCGATTCAGTCGATCCAGGCGTCTTCGTTTGTGCAGCCTCCCATTCAGTCGAGCCAGGCGTCCCAGCTAGCACAGCCTCCGATTCAGTCGAGCCAGGCGTCCCAGCTAGCACAGCCTCCGATTCAGTCGAGCCAGGCGTCCCAGCTAGCACAGCCTCCGATTCAGTCGAGCCAGGCGTCTTCTTGTGTGCAACCCCCGATTCAGTCGAGCCAGGCATCCCAGTCCAAGCTGCCGCCTCATATTCAAACGAGCCAGGCAGCTCAGTCCAAGCTGCCGCTTCCAATTCATCCGAGATACCAGACGTGCGCTTACCAGAGCCACAGTATTCCAACCACAACGAGTGCTGTCGCGTGGAATCTGCCCTTTCTAGAGTTTGCCAACAGATACGCCCAGTTACCGACCGACGTGGACATTGTGAGGCAGGTGCGTCTCATGGTACAACAGGAAATGCCTGAGCTGCAAGCGGTGCCCATGTCGGAAGAGATTACGCAGAAAATACGGCAGCAGCAACTGTTGGCGCGACAGCGCAAACAACGAGAGCtacaacggcagcaacaacaggCTATTTGGCGGCAGATGCAGGAGGCCAATCGGCAAAGGGCGCTACGGCAGAACTCGGCAAAGCCCCATCCCGTGAATATGCAAGCATCCGTTGCCCGTCCCGTAGAAGATTCGACCGAGACGATCATTGGAGTGCCGCACATGAACTGTCAGTCGCCCGAGCCGCCTGCTCGAGTGGTGAAGATCAAGAAGGAGCCTACTTCGAGCGTGGAGGAGCAATCGCAATCGACCGGGGCACCGGATTCGACCGAGACGATCATTGGAGTGCCGCACATGAACTGTCAGTCGCCCGAGCCGCCTGCTCGAGTGGTGAAGATCAAGAAGGAGCCTACTTCGAGCGTGGAGGAGCAATCGCAATCGACCGGGGCACCGGATTCGACCGAGACGATCATTGGAGTGCCGCACATGAACTGTCAGTCGCCCGAGCCGCCTGCTCGAGTGGTGAAGATCAAGAAGGAGCCTACTTCGAGCGTGGAGGAGCAATCGCAATCGACCGGGGCACCGGATTCGACCGAGACGATCATTGAAGTGCCGCACATGAACTGTCAGTCGCCCGAGCCGCCTGCTCGAGTGGTGAAGATCAAGGAGCCTACTTCGAGCGTGGAGGAGCAATCGCAATCGACCGGGGCACCGGATTCGACCGAGACGATCATTGGAGTGCCGCACATGAACTGTCAGTCGCCCGAGCCGCCTGTTCGAGTGGTGAAGACCAAGAAGGAGCCTACTTCGAGCGTGGAGGAGCAATCGCAATCGACCGGGGCACCGGATTCGACCGAGACGATCATTGGAGTGCCGCACATGAACTGTCAGTCGCCCGAGCCGCCTGCTCGAGTGGTGAAGATCAAGAAGGAGCCTACTTCGAGCGTGGAGGAGCAATCGCAATCGACCGGGGCACCGGCGGCACTTTCTTACTCTCCCGTAGCGGACGCGTGCTCCATGTCAGACGACGGCAATTCGTTGCAAGAGACAGAAATGCCCACTGTGAGCACTCGTTCGTTCGAGACGTCTTATGCAGCATCGCTCTTGTTGTCTAGCGAGCTGGAACGAACCGGTACCAGCGCCGACACAGAGAGCAGCACGCAGGCGTCGATGGTAAACAAGCAACGCGCAAGCGGCAAAATTGTCAAGCAGCGTCGCAAACTCAAAACGCGTCGCTCGCACGGAATTCTCTGA